The following DNA comes from Miscanthus floridulus cultivar M001 chromosome 5, ASM1932011v1, whole genome shotgun sequence.
AGCAaaaaaatcttcgtagttttaaccataacgcaattatacgtagtataagtagcgtccaggCAGTTGGTTCGCTACTGACCCccatggccttggctagcccatagtccataacatcgagtgtGGAGCCCGTGcagtgtaggaggaacaggcatgaccaaggaaccgcagccaaccacctataacgcagagcgtggagcccgtggcatgtgtagggagagatcagagactaggtcttctccatagagaatagagcggaacatgtgctgcttggtggttatcgaaataacttggagatatagataGTATAAGCGGCGTCCAagcaattagttctgtgctgagctcttagccttggctagcccatagtccataacattgagcgcagagcccatggatgtgtaggaggaataggcatgaccaaggaaccacagccgaccacccataacacagagcgtggagcccatggcacgagtagggagagatcagagactaggtcttctccgaagagaacagaaaagaaagtatgctgctcgctgatcggcaAAAAATCTTGAagatttggagcaaagtgttcggcgatttggagaaaacgtgtgacGAAATatattggcgatttggagaagacatgttcggtgatttggaaaAAACCTATTTGGCGATTGTTTGCAAAAATGTGTCGacaatttggagaaatcgtttggcaatttggagaaaaccATTCGAcgataacgttggagatttgaAGAAACATGGTCGTCGTAGTTTTGGCGATTTCATATTGGAGTTCGCTATGGAGTAGCATGGAGCTCGGCAaccataagtggagattaaaccataatggagaaaaagtggagacaatttatggagaccaaaattttgttcatcataaagtggagagtatatATCTAGggcattttaaggatagaaacgtataaggtgctcgatgtgccacgagttgggaacatcgattccttctaagtcacataggcgataagaccctagttgggtgacctctttgatgacgtaaggcccttcccaaggggaggagagcttgtgcatcccttcagttttttgttttctacgtagaacgaggtcgccgacagcaaatgaacaacctttgacgttgcagttgtagtacctctgcaagccttctagatatttggctatgcggacataggtgattaggcgttcttcctcggccctatcgatgtcctctgtccgaatagctatggcctgctcttcatcatagtgttccaccctaggtgcttaaaaggcaatgtccgctggtagtatggcttttgaaccgtagaccaagaagtatggagacacaccggtgctacgactagcttgagtacgcagtccctagactacagctggtagctccttgatccATCTACCTGAGTGTTTTTCTTCTTTccgatatagtctctttttgagggcatcaaggatcatgccgttcgcctgttcgacctggccattggctctaggatgagcaacggagacgtatttgacagagatgcaacggtcttcacagaagtcttaaaagtgatggccagtaaatgtagttctgaggtcggtgatgatgctgttcaggagaccgaatctatggatgatatcttcaaagagctcgactgctttctttgcagtagccgggATGagtggtttatactcaatccacttggagaacttatcaatggcgacgtatatGTACTAGAAGTCACCTGGCACTGGCTTAAAAAggccaatcatgtctagtccctagcacGCAAAGGGCTAGAAAGTTGGaatggtctgcagctcttgtgctggcatgtgtatttgctcggcaaaaaattggcatccttcacaacatcagacaaggtcttctacatcggagatggtcatgggccagtaaaaactagcttggaaagctttgccgatCAGTGTTCTTGAAGCCATGTGGTtgtcgtaggaaccagagtgaatttcgagaagtaacttcacttcgtcttcttgggtgatgcatttttgcagaatcccttccttggcacttttcctcatcaagttgtcgtccaccagcatgtaatgtttgctttgatggattaggcattcggttttagtcttatTGATGGGTACatcggtgctggtgaggtactggatgaattgttccctccaatcggcggctgATGAAGGTACTGCTAGTACTAGCTTCTCAAGGGGGACTTCCtgaacttccttttcttctttaatggatggcgccaggagatcttgaacaaagaccccaaTGGGATCATGGcacgagaagagcccaacttggataaatggtcagtgagctgattttggtcgcgtaccatgtggtggttctcgatgccatagaattttccttcaagcttcctgatttcagcgcaatatgcatccatcttctcgctagagcaggaccaatctttgttaagctggttgatgaccagcgcggagtccccatataccatgaggcatttgacgctgagctcaacagctataaggagtccatggagacatgcttcgtattcgatagcattgttggaggccaaaaAGTGTATTCGGAGAATGTATCAGAGCTTATGGTcgacgtaatgaacagaatgcccacaccagcaccattgatgttaagggtgctgtcaaagtacatcacctagtgctcggagtAGGTGGtgacgatgggctcttggatctcagtccactcagcgacgaaatcagcaagcgcctgagacttgatcataggcctgcttctgaattcaagggagtaagtgctgagctcgacaacccacttgatgatatggccgttggcctctttgttacagaggatgtcccccagagggaactcggtgaccatggtgatcttgtaatactcaaagtagtggtggAGCTTACGTTATGTAATTAGGctggcgtatagcagcttttggacctagggataacgagttttgggcttgttaaggacctcgctgatgaagtataccagacattgcaccttataggcgtgcctagCCTCCTTGCGTTCGACCACGTTGGCTGTGCTGACGACGCAAGAAGTAGCGGCAATATAaattaggagagtttcgtctggctgtggtgccatcatgatcggaggctttgttagaaataacttgagctgctcgaaagccatatctgcctcctccgactaggaaAAATGCTCGAAGGCCttaaggagtttgaagaacggtagccctttttcactgaggtgtgatatgaagcggcttaaagcagccatgcagcctgtaagcttctgtatatccttgactcATATTggctgtttcatgttggtgatggtggagaccttgttaaggttgggtttgatgccacgagcgctgacaatgtagcccagcagtattccggatggaactccaaagatgcactttgaagggttcaacttccattggTACTTTTTAGATTGGCGAACATTTATTCAAGGTCGGCAATAAGATTATCGGTGGTcctggacttgatgaccacatcgttgatgtaagctttgacattgcggccgatctgttgatcgaggcacatctagatggcccatTGATAGGTCGTcctggcgttcttgagtccgaaggacatggtggtgtagcagtatgcactgaAGGGCGTgttgaacgatgtcttgatctggtcttcttccttgagggatatctggcgatagtcggagtaacagtcaaggaaggagagcagttcgtagccgacagtggagtctacaacctcatctatctaaggcaaaccaaaggggtctttagggcagtgtttgttaagatcagttgttggggacctaataccggggtacccaatgaggtagaACTAATAACCATTGAACGTTGATGCTTTCGGTCAAATaagaacgctactacgcttcttgcccgaatgacagaagattagctccgcctcgctcgacccccgagggctggctctgcctcgcccgacccccgagggcaggctccacctcacccggccctcgagggctggcttcgcctcgcccgacgtccaagggtgggctccgcctcacctaatGTCTGAGGACAGGCTCTGtcccgcccgatggctgagggctagctctgccttgcctgatgaCTGCACCCTGCACCTTCATGCTGATAAGCACAGGGTACAACAGGACATTCAAGTCAACCGccataccaaggaccatgccctacatgcctgtaggaaggtaccatcaggatacgatgggatgggcgctttaagtcctttctgacctaacagtgctcgaatagtgttgtaggcgctaacttttgtcccatagtgttgtaggcgccgccatcagcccttggatgtagatactaacacaggcatacgacaaccactatggtctaggaagAGACTCATGCCATCTACAATGATAGACGTAGTGTCACCGCGACGTCCGCTCCCCATAGGGCCACAGTTCAACACCCTTGTCTGACATGCTGCCTGGAGGGGCAGGATAGGACATGGCCACTTGCTAATTCAATAAGGGCATGGCATCGCCAGGTCATGGGCACCCTATGAATGTGCCAATCCCTGACATCGTCTGGCCGTGTCAGCAAGGCTGGCTCAGCGGAAAAGGAGGGCTCAACACCTTCAGAGGGGCTTCTTGGCCCctggtttttctcctttctcccatctataacccctgctcccccttggtctataaaagggagggtagggccccccactaaggggattGACTCTTGACACACACAACACTTCACATatagctgagcagcgacctaAGCTCTCGGTAACCTTtttgaccattccatcagagacttcggacctatccctctctcgaccttttgtaccccctactacaaacctttttttgatactaataacatgagcagcaatagactagacatagggacattcagcccaaaccagtataaaccttgtgtcctttagcgcaccatccgggcctaacgtgcatcaattataaatttactagccgctgtttgttcgaaacacggacagttgacgcgccaggtaggggcctttgcgtgttCCAAGTCAGGCCTTAGATGGCTAACCACATaatcagctaggtcctaggcacacacatgtgtttcggtgacctggacttcattgtcacactaggaggagagttggcacTGGCCCACGCGGCCGTctagtctctcccctccatcaaCTTCAGCTACCAGAGGCTTGAGGGCTAGCCTGGCGTCACCCTTGGACCCCAAGCATCTAGGGAGGCCCCGCGCCGCATCACCCTCTCTCTGGAATGCTCCACACAATGCGCCTCGATGGTGTTTCTGTTTGGCCTCCGCAACACCGTGGCAAAccgtaagccaccttgtggcccagCGCATGATCCCGTTTCCcgtgaacaacgagttcatgggaaTGATCAAAAGCATCAcagaatccctccacggcctcctcacGGGGGGCTCAGGGTCAGACTCTGGTTTTGACTctggtagggggagccatcatccctcccaggaatgcttcatggcagaaACCTCTGAGGGATACGTCAAAAGCGCCTCCACGGAGGAGGTCACCCCGGTAGGCAACCTCAGCGACAGAGCCCACGGGAAATAGATGaagccggacaacagcttgttcgggagtacaAAAAGATCGATGAGGAGATCAGGTGCAGCGGAGATGGTGGGCATGCACGTGCCATGGCCCGTgatgtgaaccaaaggatcattaccgacgatgaaacccttccccGCTTTGCTCGCACAacccagaacatcaccgccatgatggccctacttcatggccttctagaggctgcGACGCCTGAGGATCGTCGGATCCACcatgagattcacacgctacttAAGCGTGCGGCAGCATAGCAGGCAGAGAGTTCGATGTCTCGGCGACATGAGCCCGACGCTAGCTAGGGATGTGTCGGTCCACCAAGTGCCATAAGGCGACGAGCAGCGTGCTGCAATCCtagtacatcaacgtctcggccacaaccatgacacgcacagcaccatcgacgcccgtagGCACACCTACGGTGACCCGAGGGAAGGGGACCaccacggctatcatcctcgacacGGCGGATGCTACGATAGTGGCGAGGACCGGAGCCTAAGCCCtagcctaccaggccctcaggccttcagtcggcacatcctcaacgctacgttcccaccaaggtatcggctgcctaccaacatccctaagtacttcggggagacaaaccctagactttggcttaaagactatcggcttgcctatcaagctgatggtgcagataatgatagcttcattatccgcaaccttccactgttcctcgtcgattcggcacgagcgtggttggagcaccttctgtCTGATGGCATCAAGGGTTGGGTCAACCTAAGGGAGATCTTTGTGgagaacttccagggcatgtacaaacatCCTAGGAAcccctgggacctcaagaactgtcaCCAGAAGGCTAGCgaaacccttcatgggtacattcggtgcttctcccgatagtgcaatgagctccctaatgtcaccaacatcgacgtgataggagccttcctgtccaggACAACCTGTGaatctttggttcacaagctaggatgcaagggcccatagaccactaaggagctcctggacatcaccaccagtcatgccttaggagaagaggtgGCGAAGCAATCTTCGACCATTCCAatggcaaggcaaggtgggacgagggcgtcagcgaaggtgcctccaactgtTCCACCaagagaaagaataagaagcaacggcgcgacgaCTCACTCATGGCCGCTGTCGACCACAAGGGTGgccagaagcccatggagggcactccaaaccagttcaaaaaaatgctcgaggggccatgcccaaaccatgctttccaagctaagcatctatacaaggattatgGCCTCGTGCGCAAATTCTTGTGCGGAAGCTCCAACAAAAGAGAACAGGGGAAGGATCCGCCCCCACTATAGACGACACCAAGGAGAAAGATGACACCTTTCCAATGCCGAACAGCgcccttatgatctttggaggatcaacggcctatgactctaaACGCTGCCAGAAGGTTGCGTGCTGCGAGGTCTATATGACCGGACCGGCCATGcatgccttcctccggtggtcagaatccgccatcCGGATACTGTCCAGCACCCAGGAAGGTATCTGCTTGTAGTTGACCTGATCATTGGCCCAAAGTGACTCACAaaagtgctgatggatggaggcagcagcctcaacatcatctatGCCAAGACGCttgatgagatgggcgtcgactgaatgaacctccacctgatccgagtgcctttccatggcatcgtgcctggtaagcaggccatgccactagggcagatcgatctgcccatcaccttcggggatcagttcaattattggactaagaccctcacctatGACGTGGTGGGGTTCCCtggaaccttccatgccatcctaggacatccatgttacacgaagttcatggccatccccaactacacatacctcaagctgaagatgccaggcccacatggggtcatcaccatcgacacctccttaCAGCAGGACAACGAATGCAAGGTCAAGTGCTACGACCACGCCACCGCAATCACTGCCTCTGGGGAACtcgccaccctcaaggaggatgtcgccgaagaagcacccgacgcaaagaaataGACCGGGTCGTTCAAATCGATAGAGggatccaaggaggtcctcatagaccccagcagcttCAAGGGTAAAAAGGTATGCATTGGTACCGCGccctcctccaaataggaaagcacgctcgttgacttcctccacaacaacaaagatatctttgcatggaaaccctcggatatgctaggcatcccaagggaggtcgccgagcataccttgaaaatacacctaggctccaagctggtgaagcaatgCATGTGCCACCTCAACGAGGAAaagtgcagggccatcggtgaagagatagcaaaactgttggctgccagattcatcagggaagtacaccacccagagtggttagcaaatcccgttcttgtatgaaagaagagagggaaatggaggatgtgtgtcaactacacgggtctcaacaaggtgtgcccaaaggacccgtttcctttgtcacgcatagaccaaatagtcgatactatctcagggtgcaaaaccctctgcttccttgacgcatactctagctaccaccaaatcacgatgagagagtccgaccagctcgcggcgtcttttatcacccccttcggatcgttctgctacatttcaatgccattcggtctgaagaatgctagggcaacttaccagcactgtatgctcaactgctttagggacctcattgggcggatcgttgaggcctacatcgatgacattatagttaagtccaaatgggttgaCCACCTTGTCACTGATCTcaaacaaacctttgcgaaactctaggcAAATGGCATTAAACTCAttcccaagaagtgtgtttttggggtcccgaggggcatgctgctcggcttcatcatctctgagcatggcatcgaagccaacccaaagaaaatctcagccatcataaggatgggcccaatccagaacataaagggggttcaacagATAACAAGGTGCCTCGTCGCCCTTAGCTGATTCATCTTGtgcctcggtgaacgaggactccccctttatcgactcctaaagaaagctaACTGCTTCAAGTGGACAgctgaggcccaggaggcgcttgacatggtcaagctacttctaacaaaacccccggtcctggttcctccaagcgacagagaatccctcctactttacattgcagccaccacgcaagtggtcagcgccgccttggtagtagagcgagaagaagaggggcacgccttcaaggtgcagtgccctgtgtatttcatcagcgaggtactgtctgactccaaaacctgctactctcaaatccagaaactcctatacaccatcctcatcaccaagaggaagctatgccactacttcgagtcacaccctgtgacagtcgtgacatcgttccccctcaaCGAGGTTGTCCATAGCTAGGATGCCATGGAAAGAACtacaaaatgggcactcgagttgatggatcaaggcatcacatatgccccCCGATCGgtgatcaagtcccaagtgctggctgacgtcatcgcggagtggaccgaggtccagatgccaccagcggtcatcgatcaagagtactagatgatgtacttcgatgggtcgctgATGAAAAGGGGGCCGGCATAGGGCtggtcttcatatcaccccttGGGTTCTGGATGagctacatggttcggctccatttcccctcatcaaataatatcACCGAATATGAAGCGCTCACCAATGGCTTacgaatcaccatcgagttgggcatctgatgcctcgacatcaggggcgactcctagctagtcgtcaatcaagtcatgaaggagtcgagctaccacgatgccaagatggtggcgtactaccaagaagtccaacGGTTGGAGGAtagattcgatggcctcgagcttaatcacatcccaaggcacctcaacaAAGCGGCCGACGCGCTCATGAAAGCAGTGTCCAGCCAAGAGCCAATGCCGACTGGTGTCTTTGCcaatgaccaacacaagccctcggtgtgCTACGAGGGGTCAGAACGggccaacgatggcccatctgatccggCCCCGAGGGCCGACCCACCGACTGCTCCGTccaaccccgaggtcatggagcttgaagaggatctagtagcagagcctgaccctctgaacgactggagaacgctttacctcgactacctcctccgtgacacactaccgatggacaagatggaagctcgacggctcgcgcatcgcgccaagtcctttgttcttgtagagggtgaactctacaaacagagccacaccaggatcctgcaGCTTGGCATCCCCAGCGAACAGGGAAGACTTCTGCTGAGTAACATttatggtggggtctgcggtcaccatgccatgccgaggaccttggttggaaacacattccaacagggcttctactggcccactacagtagccAACGTCGAGCAAATTATACAcgcctacgaagggtgtcagtactacatttggcagactcacctcctggcctaagcgctctagatgatccccatcatgtggcccttcacggtctagGGGCTCAACCTGGTTGGGCCATTTAAAAAGGCgcctgggggcttcacccacctgcttgtcaccatagacaagtttacgaaatggatcgaagctcgaccgatctccacgataaaatctgagcaagctgtgatgttcttcctcgacatcatccaccactttagagtaccaaactccatcatcacagacaatggcacatagttcaccggtaggaaattcattcgattctgccatgaacaacacatccggatcgattgggcggcTATGGTGCACCCCCGAacgaacagg
Coding sequences within:
- the LOC136455106 gene encoding uncharacterized protein; the encoded protein is MPLGQIDLPITFGDQFNYWTKTLTYDVVGFPGTFHAILGHPCYTKFMAIPNYTYLKLKMPGPHGVITIDTSLQQDNECKVKCYDHATAITASGELATLKEDVAEEAPDAKK